Proteins found in one Oryza glaberrima chromosome 4, OglaRS2, whole genome shotgun sequence genomic segment:
- the LOC127769460 gene encoding uncharacterized protein LOC127769460, with product MASSPFAAAAAAVQGGLALRPVAPPRLSSSDVARNGGVAAWRAPRRRMVAAGAAVGDLRPAIDEYPEGILSGEWPENFSLLSYADLRAYLESQIVTTDQMSPTAKLGEVMSRPVQVAMADQRLADIDAFFGAQSGLPVLDEEGRCIGVVSKKDKAKASNGLDSTVGEVMSSPAITLTPEKTVLEAAALMLKEKVHRIPVVNEQQQVIGIVTRTDVFKALEASKV from the exons ATGGCGTCCtcgcccttcgccgccgctgccgccgccgtccagggCGGCCTCGCGCTCCggcccgtcgcgccgccgcggctgtcTTCGAGCGACGTGGCGCGgaacggcggcgtggcggcgtggcgtgctccgcggcggcggatggtggcggcgggcgcggcggtgggtgaCCTGCGCCCGGCCATCGACGAGTACCCGGAGGGGATCCTCTCGGGCGAGTGGCCGGAGAACTTCTCCCTCCTCAGCTACGCCGACCTCCGCGCCTACCTCGAGTCGCAGATCGTCACCACCGACCAG ATGAGCCCGACGGCGAAGCTCGGGGAGGTCATGTCGCGGCCCGTGCAGGTGGCCATGGCGGACCAGAGGCTGGCGGACATCGACGCCTTCTTCGGCGCACAGTCCGGCCTGCCGGTGCTCGACGAGGAGGGGAGGTGCATCGGCGTCGTCTCCAAGAAGGACAAGGCCAAGGCATCCAATGGG TTGGACTCAACTGTTGGAGAAGTCATGTCATCTCCTGCTATAACTCTGACACCCGAGAAGACTGTATTGG AAGCTGCTGCTCTTATGCTCAAGGAGAAGGTTCACAGGATACCAGTCGTGAATGAACAACAGCAAGTGATCG GGATCGTCACTCGCACGGACGTATTCAAGGCTTTGGAGGCCAGCAAGGTGTAG